In Setaria italica strain Yugu1 chromosome IX, Setaria_italica_v2.0, whole genome shotgun sequence, the genomic stretch ccgaccctagccgccatggctTTCCTAcgtggttgtgccatggtggagttcaggagagCCAGTAGTAGATCAtcgatggtatgtactcggaggtggTGATCTAATACATATTGTGTGAGAAATGTTCTTCATGCCATCCGATCTATTAGGGACTCGTTGTCTCCTTCTATGCTTTCTACCTATCATGAATGTGCTTGTCCCTTAGTCTAATGCTAGtttagactacatagcatgctttatgtaatcatggtgattagatatagtatgtcgatccttcatgatagctagacatgttcacctgtgttcgtgcccttaaactgcATGCGCCGATAGGGGGATTGTGACGGGGTCTGCTTCATAGTAGAGTGTGTTGACactggattttgacacgtgtttagatcggcgtcaaaggagaggaaggcggcCGATGCGGCAAGCAAGAAGCTACAATTGGGAATCGACTGattagagctacagtgttttagccgatgggctgagggagtcaatgaagactggccgattgggagtcagaacggcttggccgatgtgggctgAAAGTGGGCCAGGATGATGATTAGCCTAAGATGAAGATTGGCCCGTgagaaaataataaccaactccaacGCGGGTTGTGTTCGTTTGTAAATATCTATTATcttttagagatagatccttgtcggttaggaaatcagttgtaacagggtataaatagctgcctcgtaaggcttgtaaaaaaTAACACTTCAATCAacaaaacaaatctactttttccttgcactttactttcaagtcggcgacttcgccaaatccttttcttttcacgagttcgtacgagttggcagggctgcatcaacacgacctccggccaatttgtaagttccacttatcgagtaatatctaagctttaacttcgggcgcatcactgttgtttcgtttagatttattcactagttatcgatattaactagaattataggttttacctgttgttttagttttatcaccagttatccagcttgagacacgaactgccggcttttcatcattatttataCTTAttgtcatatagccgattagatctgttccaagtgtttcCTTTGTAGtattgtttaggttgctctagtagtttctttacaattgctacgtgatcatcggctgtCCTATAGCTGGTCATCTACACAGTAATTCGGCCAATTCACTGATACATACTTCAAGATAGATCGGAATtctagccgatcgaaacccctggaatttaatacttttctttccttgttaatcaacaggtcagattgactagcacgccacGCAAACCGCACtagggtgataacccgaacaggagttaagcagattctcccaggtcgtgtgtccgacgcagtGGGTCATCGGCCAATTTTTAGCGTCAACAGAGTGGGAGTTTTTGGGAGGTTGACTGGAGgtagtagtagtttaaagattacTTTGGATAagatgcatgatgtgcttgctcgttggctagaactacaactagaagatgatagactcttgctacccttggtgatgttatatcatatatatatgtgGATGTGATCTACACTTATTCATGCCATTGATCTTTACAACAAGTTTGCCTTCATATGCAAGCTATGCTCCATGTTAGGATAGATCcattagattagatggaaaaccctagtTAGTTCACTACCGATCCACAGATTGacaaaccttggatggaatactctaagagaAAAGCTACGATAATCCATGCACTTACGGTTCATAAATTGATGTGCTAACGACCTTCAACAAGGAGCCGCCTGAGGTAAGAAAGGCACTTGAAAGAAGGAAGGCGCCCGAGGGGAAAATGGCACCACATGAGTTCTTTGACACCAACTTCTTGCCATTCCCCGAGCGCAACAGGAAGCCATCCGTGGATGAGCAATTCGCTCACTTCGTGGAAATGATCCAGAAGATCCACATCAATTTTCCACTGCTAGAGGCAATGCAGGTACCCATGTATGCACGATATCTCAAGGACATCCTCAGCAACAAGCGACCAATGCCCACTGTGGAGGTGGTGAAGCTTATGGAGGAGTGCAGCGCAGCTATACTCAACCGGCT encodes the following:
- the LOC105915156 gene encoding uncharacterized protein LOC105915156, producing MAPHEFFDTNFLPFPERNRKPSVDEQFAHFVEMIQKIHINFPLLEAMQVPMYARYLKDILSNKRPMPTVEVVKLMEECSAAILNRLPEKKKDLGCPKITCMTSTHRFDHALYGLGACVSIMPKDSFILADFVVLDMDIDKESSLILGRPFVSTADARIDVGSRVI